Proteins from one Fusobacterium periodonticum 1_1_41FAA genomic window:
- a CDS encoding ABC transporter ATP-binding protein has protein sequence MLKLCDENKESIKFRFLGSNEIDARDLSKFLDATVTTFEKIVNNSEQDAFIKLNISAIEKGSFLIELVSLISKKLPKIFETIKNSKEIIGAFKEFLEIKEKLKDKNIEAKEDGLYYKDTKKIENYYYKPTMIKAKKEVDEALRNFAINLPRERELNVETSMGNFKIDEKVKESILEPLPKKENKKETVTNKYRREVIVKKTDLPCQSMWELITDKVIKATILDEDFKKLVIDNKIRKF, from the coding sequence ATGTTGAAATTATGTGATGAGAATAAAGAAAGTATCAAATTTAGATTTTTAGGTAGTAATGAAATTGATGCAAGAGATTTATCTAAGTTTTTAGATGCAACAGTAACAACTTTTGAAAAAATTGTAAATAACTCAGAACAAGATGCTTTTATCAAATTAAATATCTCTGCAATAGAAAAAGGGAGTTTTTTAATTGAACTAGTTTCTTTAATAAGTAAGAAACTTCCTAAAATTTTTGAAACAATAAAAAATTCAAAAGAAATTATTGGAGCTTTTAAAGAATTTTTAGAGATAAAAGAAAAATTGAAAGATAAAAATATAGAAGCTAAAGAAGATGGACTATATTATAAAGATACTAAAAAAATTGAAAATTATTATTATAAACCAACTATGATTAAAGCCAAAAAAGAAGTTGATGAAGCTTTAAGAAATTTTGCTATCAATCTTCCAAGAGAAAGAGAATTGAATGTAGAAACTTCTATGGGAAATTTTAAAATAGATGAGAAAGTAAAAGAAAGCATATTAGAACCTCTTCCTAAAAAAGAAAATAAAAAAGAAACAGTAACTAATAAATATAGAAGGGAAGTAATTGTAAAAAAAACCGATTTACCTTGTCAGTCTATGTGGGAGTTAATTACAGATAAAGTTATAAAGGCAACTATTTTAGATGAAGATTTTAAAAAGTTAGTTATAGATAATAAAATTCGGAAATTCTGA
- the xseA gene encoding exodeoxyribonuclease VII large subunit: protein MEKVYSVSEFNRMVKSYIDDIDDFQDFYIEGEISNITYYKSGHLYFSVKDSKSQIKCAAFNYKMKRIPEDLKEGDAIKLFGDVGFYEVKGEFQVLVRHIEKQNALGALFAKLEKVKEKMAEKGYFDESHKKELPRFPKNIGVVTALTGAALQDIIKTTRKRFNSINIYVYPAKVQGAGAEQEIIKGIETLNKIEEIDLIIAGRGGGSIEDLWAFNEEEVAMAFFNSEKPIISAVGHEIDFLLSDLTADKRAATPTQAIELSVPEKESLIKSLDDKKIYLAKLLKSYLEDMKRELSIRMDNYHLKNFPSTINNYRELIVEKEEILTKSIKDFLEQKRHLFEIKIDKVSVLNPINTLKRGYSVSQVKNKRIDVLEDVEVNDEMTTILKNGRLISIVKEKIYEKNND from the coding sequence GTGGAAAAAGTATATTCAGTATCAGAATTTAATAGAATGGTAAAAAGTTATATAGATGACATTGATGATTTCCAAGACTTTTATATTGAAGGAGAAATTTCAAACATAACTTACTATAAAAGTGGACACTTATATTTTTCAGTAAAAGATAGTAAATCACAAATTAAATGTGCTGCTTTTAATTATAAAATGAAAAGAATTCCTGAAGATTTAAAAGAGGGAGATGCAATCAAATTATTTGGAGATGTTGGCTTCTATGAAGTTAAAGGTGAATTCCAAGTTTTAGTTAGACATATAGAAAAACAAAATGCCTTAGGAGCTTTATTTGCAAAACTTGAAAAAGTAAAAGAAAAAATGGCAGAAAAAGGTTATTTTGATGAAAGCCATAAAAAAGAATTACCTAGATTTCCAAAAAATATTGGAGTTGTTACAGCTTTAACAGGAGCTGCACTTCAAGATATTATAAAGACAACAAGAAAAAGATTTAATTCAATAAATATTTACGTATATCCAGCAAAGGTACAAGGAGCTGGAGCAGAACAAGAAATAATTAAAGGAATTGAGACTTTAAATAAAATAGAAGAAATAGATTTGATTATTGCTGGTAGAGGTGGAGGAAGTATAGAAGATCTATGGGCTTTCAATGAAGAAGAAGTTGCTATGGCATTTTTCAATTCAGAAAAACCTATAATATCAGCTGTAGGACATGAGATAGATTTTCTTTTATCTGACTTGACCGCTGATAAAAGAGCAGCTACTCCTACTCAGGCGATAGAGCTATCAGTTCCTGAAAAAGAAAGCCTTATAAAATCATTAGATGATAAAAAAATATACTTAGCTAAGTTATTGAAGTCTTATCTTGAAGATATGAAAAGAGAGTTATCAATAAGAATGGATAATTATCATTTAAAGAATTTTCCTAGCACTATTAATAACTATAGAGAACTTATAGTTGAGAAGGAAGAAATTTTAACAAAATCTATAAAAGATTTCTTAGAACAAAAAAGACATCTTTTTGAAATTAAGATAGATAAAGTTTCAGTTTTAAATCCAATAAATACTCTTAAAAGAGGATATAGTGTCAGTCAAGTTAAAAATAAAAGAATAGATGTTTTAGAAGATGTAGAAGTCAATGATGAAATGACAACTATCTTAAAGAATGGTAGATTAATAAGTATTGTTAAGGAGAAAATTTATGAAAAAAATAATGATTAG
- a CDS encoding tetratricopeptide repeat protein, producing MKKIMISLFILVSMLGFAEGENEGSSIREVPTLGNQSAPVENTGTVSNGGGENQTPDDGGETVENPETPKEATGVREYRPQSLIQLDEQMKRGTRSSIIQLNARYEQELNAYLESVSYNSDVIFYLANEYMMLNNYSRANKIFLKDNKDLRNVFGAATTYRFMGQHRNAIEKYNQAISINSGFAESYLGRGLSYRNLNEYDNAVSDLKTYLSKTGAHDGYVALADVYFKMGKNKEAYSIASQGIAKYGNSGILKVLANNILKNKID from the coding sequence ATGAAAAAAATAATGATTAGTTTATTTATATTAGTTTCTATGCTAGGTTTTGCTGAAGGAGAAAACGAAGGATCATCTATAAGAGAAGTACCTACTTTAGGAAATCAATCAGCACCAGTGGAAAATACAGGAACTGTTTCAAATGGTGGTGGAGAAAACCAAACTCCTGATGATGGTGGAGAAACTGTAGAAAATCCTGAAACTCCAAAGGAGGCAACAGGAGTTAGAGAATATAGACCACAAAGTTTAATTCAACTTGATGAACAAATGAAAAGAGGAACTCGTAGTTCTATAATTCAATTAAATGCTAGATATGAACAAGAACTAAATGCTTATTTAGAATCTGTTTCTTATAACAGTGATGTAATATTCTATTTAGCAAATGAATATATGATGCTTAATAACTATAGTAGAGCTAATAAAATTTTCTTAAAAGACAATAAAGATTTAAGAAATGTTTTTGGAGCAGCAACTACATATAGATTTATGGGACAACATAGAAATGCTATTGAAAAATATAATCAAGCAATATCAATTAATTCTGGTTTTGCTGAGTCATATTTAGGTAGAGGATTGTCATATAGAAATTTAAATGAATATGACAATGCTGTTAGTGATCTAAAGACATATCTTTCTAAAACAGGAGCTCATGATGGTTATGTAGCTTTAGCAGATGTATACTTTAAAATGGGAAAAAATAAAGAGGCTTATTCAATTGCTAGTCAAGGTATAGCTAAGTACGGAAACTCAGGGATATTAAAAGTTCTAGCTAACAATATCTTAAAAAATAAAATAGATTAA
- the dprA gene encoding DNA-processing protein DprA, which translates to MNYDFITINDDIYPECLKEISDPPEKLYYKGNLELLKSERMIAVVGTRNPSSYGKLCCEYMIKKMSKANITIVSGFAKGIDSIAHKTSLLTGTKTIAVIASGLDIIYPASNLSLYKEIEEKGLILTEYEAGTKPFKGNFPQRNRIIAALSKGVIVVESKDRGGSLITADLALEYNRDVYAIPGDIFSEYSKGCNNLIRDAKAKSLSNIKELLEDYNWESKEEVNHLNLTKNQKLILDSLSSEKNLDRILEETKIEETEILSELITLEIMGLIKSIAGGRYKKIL; encoded by the coding sequence ATGAATTATGATTTTATTACAATAAATGATGATATATATCCTGAATGTCTAAAAGAAATTTCTGATCCTCCTGAAAAATTATATTATAAAGGGAACTTAGAATTATTAAAATCTGAAAGAATGATAGCTGTAGTAGGAACAAGAAATCCAAGTTCTTATGGGAAATTATGTTGTGAATATATGATAAAAAAAATGAGTAAAGCTAATATAACAATAGTTAGTGGTTTTGCAAAGGGAATTGATAGCATAGCACATAAGACTTCTCTACTTACAGGAACGAAAACAATAGCAGTTATTGCATCAGGACTTGATATAATTTATCCTGCCTCAAATCTTAGTTTATACAAAGAAATAGAAGAAAAAGGTTTAATTTTAACTGAATATGAAGCTGGAACTAAACCTTTTAAAGGAAATTTTCCACAAAGAAATAGAATAATAGCTGCCTTGTCTAAAGGAGTTATAGTAGTTGAAAGTAAGGATAGGGGAGGTAGCTTAATTACAGCTGATTTAGCATTGGAATACAATAGAGATGTCTATGCTATTCCAGGTGATATTTTTTCTGAATATTCAAAAGGTTGTAATAATCTTATAAGAGATGCTAAAGCTAAATCCCTTTCTAATATTAAAGAATTATTAGAAGACTATAATTGGGAAAGTAAAGAAGAAGTTAATCATTTAAACCTTACTAAAAATCAAAAATTAATTTTAGATAGTTTATCTTCAGAAAAAAATCTTGACAGAATACTTGAAGAAACTAAAATCGAAGAAACAGAAATATTATCTGAATTAATAACTTTAGAAATAATGGGACTTATTAAAAGTATTGCAGGAGGAAGATATAAAAAAATCTTGTAA
- the dcm gene encoding DNA (cytosine-5-)-methyltransferase codes for MKLTVIELFAGVGGFRVGLNNIIKIDSQNKAVENGKWEFIWANQFEPSTKAQYAFDCYVTRFGKENISNEDINKVKKNLIPKHSLLVGGFPCQDYSVARTLSNEKGIEGKKGVLFWDIKDILVEKGTPFVLLENVDRLLKSPSIKRGKDFAVMLKTFDELGYNVEWRVINAGEYSMPQKRKRVFIFAHKKNLNYSKFFLESDINILNKNLFNKIFPVKNLEVLKEVDLKKYKDIVDVSENYLEEKFLDTGVMINGKVFSSSIEEITEPIFSLGQILEISSKFNPKLDEFIVENDKLEKWKYLKGAKKINRISKTGHEYTYSEGTISFPENLDEPARTILTSESNLSRSSHIIYDQNIKKYRTLTPIECELIQMFPVNWTDTMPKKNRYFMMGNALVTGIIKRLEPKLREIIEKEKENELKKMN; via the coding sequence ATGAAATTAACAGTGATAGAATTATTTGCAGGAGTAGGAGGTTTTAGAGTAGGTCTAAATAATATAATTAAAATAGATTCCCAAAATAAGGCAGTAGAAAATGGAAAATGGGAGTTTATTTGGGCTAATCAATTTGAACCTTCTACAAAAGCTCAATATGCATTTGATTGTTATGTTACTCGTTTTGGAAAAGAAAATATCTCTAATGAGGATATAAATAAAGTAAAAAAAAATCTTATTCCTAAGCACTCATTATTAGTAGGTGGCTTTCCATGTCAAGATTATTCAGTAGCAAGAACTCTTTCAAATGAAAAAGGAATTGAAGGAAAAAAAGGAGTTTTATTTTGGGATATTAAAGATATTTTAGTGGAAAAAGGAACACCTTTTGTCTTATTAGAAAATGTTGATAGACTTTTGAAATCTCCTTCAATTAAAAGAGGAAAAGATTTTGCAGTTATGTTAAAAACTTTTGATGAATTAGGTTATAATGTAGAATGGAGAGTTATCAATGCTGGGGAATACTCAATGCCACAAAAAAGAAAAAGAGTTTTTATCTTTGCACATAAGAAAAATTTAAATTATTCAAAATTTTTTTTGGAAAGTGATATAAATATTTTAAATAAAAATTTATTTAATAAAATTTTTCCAGTAAAAAATTTAGAGGTATTAAAAGAAGTTGATTTAAAAAAATATAAAGATATTGTTGATGTATCAGAAAATTATTTAGAAGAGAAATTTTTAGATACTGGTGTAATGATAAATGGAAAAGTTTTTAGTAGTTCTATTGAAGAGATTACTGAACCAATTTTTTCATTAGGACAAATACTTGAAATATCTTCAAAGTTTAACCCAAAACTAGATGAATTTATTGTAGAAAATGATAAACTTGAAAAATGGAAGTATTTAAAAGGCGCTAAAAAGATAAATAGAATTTCTAAAACAGGACATGAGTATACTTACAGTGAGGGAACTATATCTTTTCCAGAAAATTTAGACGAACCAGCTAGAACTATACTGACAAGCGAAAGTAATTTAAGTAGATCTTCTCATATTATATATGACCAAAATATAAAAAAATATAGAACTTTAACTCCGATAGAATGTGAACTAATACAAATGTTTCCAGTAAATTGGACGGATACAATGCCAAAAAAAAATCGTTATTTTATGATGGGAAATGCACTTGTCACTGGTATTATCAAAAGACTTGAACCAAAATTAAGAGAAATAATTGAAAAAGAAAAAGAAAATGAATTAAAGAAAATGAATTAA
- the trmFO gene encoding methylenetetrahydrofolate--tRNA-(uracil(54)-C(5))-methyltransferase (FADH(2)-oxidizing) TrmFO → MEKEVIVVGAGLAGSEAAYQLAKRGIKVKLYEMKAKQKTPAHSKDYYSELVCSNSLGSDSLENASGLMKEELRILGSMLIEVADRNRVPAGQALAVDRDGFSEEITKILKNTENIEIIEEEFTEIPEDKIVIIASGPLTSDKLFEKISEITGEESLYFYDAAAPIVTFESINMDIAYFQSRYGKGDGEYINCPMNKEEYYNFYNELIKAERAELKNFEKEKLFDACMPIEKIAMSGEKTMTFGPLKPKGLINPKTDKMDHAVVQLRQDDKEGKLYNIVGFQTNLKFGEQKRVFSMIPGLENAEFVRYGVMHRNTFINSTKLLDKTLKLKNKDNVYFAGQITGGEGYVTAIATGMYAAINVANRLNGEKEFILEDISEIGAIVNYITEEKKKFQPMGANFGIIRSLDENIRDKKEKYRRLSQRAIEYLKKSIKGV, encoded by the coding sequence ATGGAAAAGGAAGTTATAGTTGTAGGAGCTGGACTTGCAGGTTCAGAAGCAGCCTATCAACTAGCTAAAAGAGGAATAAAAGTAAAACTATATGAAATGAAGGCTAAACAAAAGACTCCAGCCCATTCAAAAGACTATTATTCTGAATTAGTTTGTAGTAATTCTTTGGGAAGTGACAGCTTGGAAAATGCCTCTGGACTTATGAAAGAAGAATTAAGAATTCTAGGTTCAATGTTAATTGAAGTGGCTGATAGAAACAGAGTTCCAGCAGGACAAGCATTAGCAGTTGATAGAGATGGCTTTTCAGAAGAAATTACTAAAATCTTAAAAAATACGGAAAATATAGAAATAATAGAAGAAGAGTTTACAGAAATTCCTGAGGATAAAATTGTAATTATAGCAAGTGGACCTTTAACTTCAGATAAACTTTTTGAAAAAATAAGTGAAATTACAGGTGAAGAAAGTCTATATTTTTATGATGCAGCTGCACCTATTGTAACTTTTGAAAGTATCAATATGGACATAGCATATTTTCAATCAAGATATGGTAAAGGTGATGGAGAATATATAAACTGTCCTATGAATAAGGAAGAATACTATAATTTCTATAATGAACTTATAAAAGCTGAAAGAGCAGAACTTAAAAATTTTGAAAAAGAAAAACTATTTGATGCTTGTATGCCTATTGAAAAAATTGCAATGAGTGGAGAAAAAACTATGACTTTTGGTCCTTTAAAACCAAAGGGTCTTATAAATCCAAAAACAGATAAAATGGATCATGCTGTTGTTCAATTAAGACAAGATGACAAAGAAGGAAAGTTATATAATATAGTTGGTTTCCAAACTAATCTAAAATTTGGAGAACAAAAAAGAGTTTTCTCTATGATACCAGGTTTAGAAAATGCAGAGTTTGTAAGATATGGAGTAATGCACAGAAATACTTTTATCAATTCAACTAAACTTTTGGATAAGACTTTAAAATTAAAAAATAAAGATAATGTTTATTTTGCAGGACAAATAACAGGTGGAGAAGGTTATGTAACTGCAATAGCTACTGGAATGTATGCTGCAATCAATGTTGCAAATAGATTGAATGGTGAAAAAGAATTTATTTTAGAAGATATCTCGGAGATAGGGGCGATAGTAAACTATATAACTGAAGAAAAGAAAAAATTTCAACCTATGGGAGCAAATTTTGGAATAATAAGAAGTTTAGATGAAAATATCAGAGATAAAAAAGAAAAGTATAGAAGACTTTCACAAAGAGCTATTGAATATTTAAAAAAATCTATAAAAGGTGTATAA
- a CDS encoding tyrosine-type recombinase/integrase: MIEKSIKNFIYYLEFEENKKHNTVISIRKDLNQFLIYLNEHDIIDFNKLDELLIKEYFTKLKTEEISASTFNRRLSSIKKFYKYLVDKGLKEKGSEILIESEKNDEKKIEYLTPEEINLVRTTMEGENFNILRDRLMFELLYSSGMTVAELLSLGEVNFNLEKREIYILKNKLSKTMYFSETCKKFYIKFLNSKKEKFKEDYNPNIIFNNNSNERLTDRSVRRLINKYAEMANLNKEISPYTLRHSFCIYMLKNGMPKEYLARLLDLKVVGLLDVYEGLC; encoded by the coding sequence ATGATTGAAAAATCTATAAAGAATTTTATTTATTATTTAGAGTTCGAAGAAAATAAAAAGCATAATACAGTTATATCTATAAGAAAAGATTTGAATCAATTTTTAATTTATTTGAATGAACATGATATAATTGATTTTAATAAGTTAGATGAGCTTTTAATAAAAGAATATTTCACTAAATTGAAAACAGAGGAAATATCAGCATCTACATTTAATAGAAGGCTATCTTCTATTAAAAAATTCTATAAGTATCTTGTTGATAAGGGACTAAAGGAAAAAGGTTCTGAGATATTGATAGAAAGTGAAAAGAATGATGAGAAAAAAATTGAATACCTAACTCCTGAAGAAATTAATCTTGTAAGAACTACGATGGAGGGTGAAAATTTTAATATTTTAAGAGATAGACTTATGTTTGAACTTCTTTATTCAAGTGGTATGACTGTTGCAGAATTACTTTCATTAGGTGAAGTAAATTTCAATTTAGAAAAAAGAGAAATCTATATTTTAAAAAATAAGCTTTCAAAAACTATGTATTTTAGTGAAACTTGTAAGAAGTTTTATATAAAGTTTTTAAACAGTAAAAAAGAAAAATTTAAAGAAGATTATAATCCTAATATTATTTTCAATAATAATTCTAATGAAAGATTAACGGATCGTTCTGTTAGGAGGCTCATCAATAAATATGCTGAAATGGCTAATTTAAACAAGGAAATTAGTCCATATACTTTAAGACATTCTTTTTGTATCTATATGTTAAAAAATGGAATGCCAAAAGAATATCTTGCAAGACTTCTAGATTTAAAGGTTGTAGGGCTCTTAGATGTATACGAAGGGCTTTGTTAG
- the yqeH gene encoding ribosome biogenesis GTPase YqeH, translating into MTKKCVGCGIELQNTDKDLQGYTPKSIDSKEDTYCQRCFQLKHYGKYSTNKMTREDYKKEVGKLLDDVKLVIAVFDIIDFEGSFDVEILDILREKDSIVVVNKLDLIPDEKHPSEVANWVKDRLAEESIAPLDIAIVSTKNGYGVNGIFKKIKHFYPDGVNAMVIGVTNVGKSSVINRLLGKRIATVSKYPGTTIKNTLNMIPFTNIGLYDTPGLIPEGRASDLLCDSCAQKIIPAGEISRKTFKAKYDRIIMIDNLVKIRVLNDEEVKPIFAIYAAKDVKFHETTIERAKELEEGNFFDIPCECCRDEYNKHKKITKTLTIKTGEELVFKGLGWVSVKRGPLKIEVTLAEEIEISIRKAFIKPRR; encoded by the coding sequence ATGACGAAAAAATGTGTAGGTTGTGGAATAGAATTACAAAATACTGATAAAGATTTGCAAGGATATACACCTAAATCTATTGACAGTAAAGAAGATACGTATTGCCAAAGATGTTTTCAACTAAAGCACTATGGTAAATATTCAACAAATAAAATGACAAGAGAAGACTATAAAAAAGAAGTTGGAAAACTTTTAGATGATGTTAAGCTAGTGATAGCAGTTTTTGATATTATTGACTTTGAAGGTTCATTTGATGTTGAAATTTTAGATATCTTAAGAGAAAAAGATTCTATTGTTGTTGTAAATAAGCTTGATTTAATACCTGATGAAAAACATCCATCAGAAGTTGCAAATTGGGTAAAAGACAGACTTGCAGAAGAAAGCATTGCTCCTTTAGACATAGCTATAGTTAGTACAAAAAATGGTTATGGTGTAAATGGAATTTTCAAGAAAATAAAACATTTCTATCCTGATGGAGTTAATGCTATGGTTATAGGGGTTACTAATGTTGGTAAATCTAGTGTTATTAACAGACTTTTAGGAAAGAGAATAGCTACAGTATCTAAGTATCCAGGTACTACAATAAAAAATACTTTAAATATGATACCATTTACAAATATAGGTCTATATGATACTCCAGGTTTAATCCCAGAAGGAAGAGCTTCAGATTTATTATGCGATAGCTGTGCTCAAAAGATTATTCCAGCTGGAGAAATTTCAAGAAAAACATTTAAAGCTAAGTATGATAGAATAATAATGATAGATAATTTAGTAAAAATTAGAGTTTTAAATGATGAAGAAGTAAAACCTATATTTGCAATCTATGCAGCAAAAGATGTTAAATTCCATGAAACAACAATAGAAAGAGCTAAGGAACTAGAAGAAGGAAACTTCTTTGACATTCCTTGTGAATGTTGTAGAGATGAATATAATAAACATAAAAAAATTACTAAAACTTTAACAATTAAGACAGGAGAGGAGCTAGTATTTAAAGGTTTAGGTTGGGTCTCAGTTAAAAGAGGACCTTTAAAGATAGAAGTTACTTTAGCAGAAGAAATAGAAATCTCTATCAGAAAAGCCTTTATAAAACCTAGAAGATAG
- the ftsY gene encoding signal recognition particle-docking protein FtsY: MGIFDKLFRRNKNVETEEVEKVEEKKEEIKEEIKEEVKVESTENIQNTENIEKIENEVVEEVTKVEEPVKVNISQRLTKSKEGFFSKLKNIFTSKSKIDDSIYEELEDLLIQSDVGLGMTTNLINDLEKKVKANKISETSEVYEILKGLMSEFLLSQDSKVHLKDNRINVILIVGVNGVGKTTTIGKLALKYKKLGKKVLLGAGDTFRAAAVEQLEEWARRADVDIVKGREGADPASVVYDTLSKAEATKADVVIIDTAGRLHNKANLMRELEKINNIIKKKIGEQEYESLLVIDGTTGQNGLNQAKEFNSVTDLTGFIVTKLDGTAKGGIVFSVSEELKKPIKFIGLGEKIEDLIEFNAKDFVEAIFN; encoded by the coding sequence ATGGGGATATTTGATAAACTTTTTAGAAGAAACAAAAATGTAGAAACAGAAGAAGTAGAAAAAGTTGAAGAGAAAAAAGAAGAGATAAAAGAGGAAATAAAAGAAGAAGTAAAAGTAGAAAGTACAGAAAATATACAAAATACAGAGAATATAGAAAAAATAGAAAATGAAGTTGTAGAAGAAGTTACTAAGGTTGAAGAACCTGTAAAAGTAAATATTTCTCAAAGATTGACAAAAAGTAAGGAAGGTTTCTTTTCTAAATTAAAAAATATATTTACTTCAAAGAGTAAAATTGATGACTCTATCTATGAGGAACTTGAAGATTTACTGATACAATCTGATGTTGGACTTGGTATGACAACAAATTTAATAAATGATCTTGAAAAGAAAGTCAAAGCTAATAAAATTTCTGAAACATCAGAAGTTTATGAAATCTTAAAAGGTTTAATGTCAGAATTCTTATTGTCTCAAGATAGTAAAGTTCATTTAAAAGATAATAGAATAAATGTAATTTTAATTGTGGGAGTAAATGGAGTAGGAAAAACTACAACTATTGGAAAACTTGCATTAAAATACAAGAAACTTGGAAAAAAAGTTCTTTTAGGAGCGGGAGATACATTTAGAGCAGCAGCAGTTGAACAACTTGAAGAATGGGCAAGAAGAGCAGATGTTGATATAGTAAAAGGAAGAGAAGGAGCAGATCCAGCCTCTGTTGTATATGATACTTTAAGTAAAGCAGAAGCAACAAAAGCAGATGTTGTTATAATAGATACTGCAGGAAGATTACATAATAAAGCTAATCTTATGAGAGAGCTTGAAAAAATAAATAATATCATCAAAAAGAAGATTGGTGAACAAGAATATGAGTCTTTATTAGTTATCGATGGAACTACGGGACAAAATGGATTAAATCAAGCAAAAGAATTTAACTCAGTTACTGATTTAACAGGTTTCATTGTTACTAAACTTGATGGAACAGCTAAAGGTGGAATAGTGTTTTCTGTTTCTGAGGAATTAAAAAAACCTATTAAATTTATAGGTCTTGGTGAAAAAATAGAAGATTTAATTGAATTTAATGCTAAAGACTTTGTTGAAGCTATATTTAATTAA
- the csn2 gene encoding type II-A CRISPR-associated protein Csn2 gives MIFQYQGFNFKIDFENKSIFSLIIENKKLYRKIIEDLINNISIDDGNIILSKNNKLIVPEKEIFVFSDYFNFDVNKFVLNKYYKELKNLSENDFFDETVEIKEVLRNYVTKLVENEYSIKLEEDLDISQILKAFGVKFQRNEDLLLNLFEWIKILNELLGYEIFFFINLENFLSDDELVEFSKFILYNKYKVVFLENFNRNKLFDDDNLIIIDNDLCEIF, from the coding sequence ATGATATTTCAATATCAAGGTTTTAATTTTAAAATAGATTTTGAAAATAAAAGTATTTTTTCTTTAATTATTGAAAATAAAAAGTTATATAGAAAGATTATAGAAGATCTAATAAATAATATAAGTATAGATGATGGCAATATCATTTTATCTAAAAATAATAAATTAATTGTTCCTGAAAAAGAAATTTTTGTATTTTCAGATTATTTTAACTTTGATGTAAATAAATTTGTTTTAAATAAATACTATAAAGAATTAAAAAATCTAAGTGAAAATGATTTTTTTGATGAAACAGTTGAAATAAAAGAAGTTTTAAGAAATTATGTTACTAAATTAGTTGAAAATGAGTATTCTATAAAATTAGAAGAAGATTTAGATATCAGTCAAATTTTAAAAGCATTTGGAGTAAAGTTTCAAAGAAATGAAGATTTATTACTAAATTTATTTGAATGGATTAAGATATTGAATGAACTTCTAGGATATGAAATTTTCTTTTTTATAAATTTAGAAAATTTTTTATCTGATGATGAATTAGTAGAATTTTCTAAGTTTATATTGTATAATAAGTATAAAGTTGTTTTTTTAGAAAATTTTAATAGAAATAAATTATTTGATGATGATAATCTAATTATTATAGATAATGATCTCTGTGAAATTTTCTAA
- the cas2 gene encoding CRISPR-associated endonuclease Cas2: MRMLLFFDLPSVTNSDLKEYRKFRKFLIENGFSMLQESVYSKLLLHNTASHMMLEKLQKNKPGKGSVCVLIITEKQYQKMVLLIGELKGTFLETDERLVIL, translated from the coding sequence ATGAGGATGTTATTATTCTTTGATTTACCTTCAGTAACAAATAGTGATTTAAAAGAATATAGGAAGTTTAGAAAATTTTTGATAGAAAATGGATTTTCAATGTTACAAGAATCAGTGTATTCAAAATTACTTTTACATAATACAGCTTCACATATGATGTTAGAAAAATTACAAAAAAATAAACCTGGAAAAGGTTCAGTCTGTGTACTTATCATAACAGAAAAACAATATCAAAAAATGGTTCTTTTAATAGGAGAATTGAAAGGAACATTTCTAGAAACAGACGAAAGGCTTGTGATTTTATGA